One stretch of Chitinophaga pendula DNA includes these proteins:
- a CDS encoding PKD domain-containing protein: MNYQLHLYQRVCYRHVVLCLTWLFFGFMTGYGQSKPSFIASKSSGCVPLYVQFNNTSDQPAESWEWTFGIGAGSTQWEPGKIFDVPGTYTVTLTVKYAGRPAEQVSQQITVYKNPVAAFTPSVMQGCTPLAVTLTDRSSPGDGTIAKVTWDFGDGTSGEGATMAHTYTTGGRMNISNIVTNSHGCTNGSSQVVEVQDAPVASFSSDGQGTCQAPPYNVHFFNTTKHPGGTVLTYEWNFGDGTTSTEEHPQHTYQTEGLFTVTLTAKTSGGCVHTIREADYIAIQQIKPDFAPAQTICTGNRVTLTNTTQPRPRQAIWTFPDGSTQQGIHATYTFGSAGDFQVKMLAIGDGCQQEITKTVHVETPPAVGFTATPNPSCAIPSSTQFTAQTGNAVKWYWSFGDGGTSTQQNPLHAYQAEGKYTVTLVATNAQGCSHSLTLKEYIQLKRVEATITPALAEGCLPFEASFTSSVNTLDPVVSYKWDFGDGATSTDKAPKHIYTTEGNFAVTLEVTTAGGCKVTTGGMASAGRKPVVDFDATPKETCQPTNVQFTNLSQPRGTSWYWSFVQDGTNSYDESPKHQFQHFGNHDVALVVKNYGCVSTLLKKDFVKIYPPVSRFRVIKDCDNKLFYRFVDESEFGPDNPKRWKWDFGDGSAIVTDQSPSHSYAKPGQYTVVLTVSDGHCESVSRQVVNVIDEHPTLTVNVNSACIGGDAFRFMVGPMQYGNILLYRINFGDGTVVTIPREQFDASQAVVKRYSSSGKYDVYLEIVDANQCTVQSPILPIVVNGAKARFTVDGQACKGSTMTFKDASSASSGNKITNWTWRFADGTPDVDVATRPEHYPHSFQNFGQYPVRLVVTDEHQCKDSVTTTVDVAVIRAVFSTLSAEACLNKDFSFFSTSQGATKFKWDFGDGGTSTAENPVHQYQQPGQYNITLTVANSQGCEDRTTASNYIQVGDPRAAFSFPSQLAPCPPVLVSFTNASTGYVRSAWEFGDGSTSQQQTPTHAYNRPGDYPVTLTVYTEGGCSNALSKNIHIQGPDGRQTATPKDACLPAEVTMRVTATNAVKYIWDFDDGTVMTGTTPSASYTYPKEGVYYPRVILEDNRGCQVPALGSERVLIDKVLADFTSDATLACGGGIIRLTNKSSSVSNTKEGRAMSYAWDFGVADRTDDVSNVADPQFRYDKPGDYTIKLVTTSAFGCKAEATLPIKVAPQPVAEILPITPICAGYSVRLQGRETGNLPGTQWTWQVGDGQPMNVIEPPRQTISQPGVIPVKLTITNADGTCPNTANATITVHAPPRLNLGSPQNVCVGSSTQLQTNTDPGTQVTWTNYQISNIHSLSPVVSPLVDTVYHVLAESQYGCTNEADIRVTVTQRHKVQAVNAEMCNGKNVQLHASGATRYQWIPAEGLNRSDVADPIASPAISTTYEVVGFGRDACFRDTARVLVTVRPSPQINAGQDMVVPVGSEIRIPAQGSPDITRVQWQPATGLSCTDCLQPLVSPKTAMTYLVTASNQYGCVSTDDITIKLVCQSGVTFLPNTFTPNGDGQNDVFYIRGKGIRLVKVFRIFNRWGQVMFERGNFNIEDMSMGWDGKINGQVVNPEVFIYYAELVCDTGELFVLKGNVTVLR; this comes from the coding sequence ATGAATTACCAACTGCACCTATACCAACGGGTATGCTACCGGCACGTAGTTTTATGCCTGACATGGCTATTTTTTGGCTTTATGACTGGCTATGGTCAGTCGAAGCCTTCTTTTATTGCATCCAAGTCTTCTGGATGTGTGCCATTGTATGTACAATTCAACAATACATCTGATCAGCCAGCGGAGAGTTGGGAGTGGACGTTTGGTATTGGGGCGGGGTCTACGCAATGGGAGCCCGGTAAGATCTTTGATGTGCCGGGGACTTATACGGTAACGTTGACGGTGAAGTATGCGGGGCGGCCTGCGGAGCAGGTTTCGCAGCAGATTACGGTGTACAAGAACCCGGTGGCGGCGTTTACGCCCTCGGTGATGCAAGGATGTACGCCGTTGGCGGTGACGCTGACGGACCGGTCGTCTCCCGGAGACGGAACGATTGCGAAGGTGACCTGGGATTTCGGGGACGGTACCAGCGGGGAGGGGGCAACGATGGCGCATACTTATACGACGGGCGGGCGGATGAACATTTCGAACATTGTGACGAACAGTCATGGGTGTACCAATGGATCTTCGCAGGTGGTGGAGGTGCAGGATGCGCCGGTGGCCAGTTTCAGCAGTGACGGGCAAGGTACTTGCCAGGCGCCCCCTTATAATGTACATTTTTTCAATACGACTAAGCATCCCGGAGGTACGGTATTGACGTATGAGTGGAATTTCGGGGATGGGACGACGAGTACGGAGGAGCATCCGCAGCATACTTACCAGACGGAAGGTTTGTTTACGGTGACGTTGACGGCTAAGACCAGTGGTGGGTGTGTGCATACGATCCGGGAGGCGGATTACATTGCTATTCAGCAGATAAAGCCTGATTTTGCGCCTGCGCAGACTATCTGTACCGGTAACCGGGTGACGTTGACCAATACTACGCAGCCCAGGCCGCGGCAGGCGATCTGGACGTTCCCGGACGGCAGTACGCAGCAGGGTATCCATGCTACCTATACTTTTGGCAGTGCCGGTGATTTCCAGGTGAAGATGCTGGCGATCGGCGACGGTTGCCAGCAGGAGATTACGAAGACGGTGCATGTGGAGACGCCGCCGGCGGTAGGCTTTACGGCGACGCCTAATCCCAGTTGTGCGATCCCTTCGAGTACGCAGTTTACGGCGCAGACGGGTAATGCGGTAAAATGGTACTGGAGTTTTGGTGATGGTGGTACTTCTACGCAGCAAAACCCTTTGCATGCATACCAGGCGGAAGGTAAGTATACGGTGACGCTGGTGGCGACGAATGCGCAAGGTTGCAGCCATTCGCTGACGCTCAAGGAATATATACAGCTTAAGCGGGTGGAGGCGACTATTACGCCAGCGTTGGCGGAAGGGTGTTTGCCTTTTGAGGCTTCATTTACCTCTTCTGTGAACACGCTGGACCCGGTGGTGAGTTACAAGTGGGATTTTGGCGACGGGGCTACCAGTACGGATAAGGCCCCTAAACATATTTATACGACGGAAGGCAATTTTGCGGTGACGCTGGAGGTAACGACGGCAGGGGGGTGTAAGGTGACGACTGGCGGTATGGCCAGTGCGGGCCGTAAGCCGGTGGTAGATTTTGATGCTACGCCGAAGGAGACCTGTCAGCCGACGAATGTGCAATTTACGAACCTGTCGCAGCCCAGGGGTACTTCCTGGTATTGGTCTTTTGTGCAGGACGGTACGAACAGTTATGATGAATCGCCGAAGCATCAGTTCCAGCATTTCGGCAATCATGATGTGGCGTTGGTGGTGAAGAACTACGGGTGTGTGAGTACGTTGCTCAAGAAGGATTTCGTTAAGATCTACCCGCCGGTATCGCGGTTCCGGGTGATCAAGGATTGTGATAACAAGTTATTTTATCGTTTTGTGGATGAATCGGAGTTTGGGCCTGACAATCCGAAGCGCTGGAAGTGGGATTTCGGGGATGGCAGTGCTATTGTGACGGATCAGTCGCCCTCTCATAGTTATGCGAAGCCCGGGCAGTATACGGTGGTGTTGACGGTGAGTGACGGGCATTGTGAGTCGGTGAGTCGTCAGGTGGTGAATGTGATCGACGAGCATCCGACGTTGACGGTGAATGTGAACAGTGCCTGTATAGGCGGAGATGCGTTCCGGTTTATGGTGGGGCCGATGCAGTATGGTAATATTCTGTTGTACCGTATCAACTTTGGGGACGGGACGGTGGTGACGATCCCGAGGGAGCAGTTTGATGCTTCCCAAGCGGTGGTGAAGCGATATAGTTCATCCGGCAAGTATGATGTGTACCTGGAGATTGTAGATGCGAACCAGTGTACGGTGCAGTCGCCGATATTACCGATCGTGGTGAATGGGGCGAAGGCGCGGTTTACGGTTGACGGGCAGGCCTGTAAGGGCAGTACGATGACTTTCAAGGATGCTTCTTCTGCCAGTTCGGGCAATAAGATCACGAACTGGACCTGGCGTTTTGCTGACGGGACGCCGGATGTGGATGTGGCGACCCGGCCGGAGCATTATCCTCATAGTTTTCAAAATTTTGGTCAGTACCCGGTGCGGTTGGTGGTGACGGATGAGCATCAGTGTAAGGATTCGGTGACGACTACGGTAGATGTTGCGGTGATCCGTGCGGTGTTCAGTACGTTGAGTGCGGAGGCCTGTCTTAACAAGGATTTTTCTTTCTTCAGTACGTCACAAGGGGCGACGAAATTCAAGTGGGATTTTGGGGACGGCGGTACCAGTACGGCGGAGAACCCGGTGCATCAGTATCAGCAGCCCGGTCAGTACAATATTACGCTGACGGTGGCGAACAGCCAGGGATGTGAGGACCGTACGACGGCCAGTAACTATATCCAGGTGGGAGATCCGCGGGCGGCGTTCAGTTTTCCGTCGCAGCTGGCTCCCTGTCCGCCGGTGCTGGTATCTTTCACGAATGCTTCTACCGGTTATGTGCGTAGTGCCTGGGAGTTTGGGGACGGCAGTACATCGCAGCAGCAGACGCCTACGCATGCTTATAACCGACCCGGTGATTACCCGGTGACGCTGACGGTGTATACGGAAGGCGGCTGTAGTAATGCATTATCTAAGAACATACATATACAGGGACCTGACGGGCGGCAGACGGCGACGCCGAAGGATGCGTGTTTGCCGGCGGAGGTGACGATGCGGGTGACGGCTACGAATGCGGTGAAGTATATCTGGGATTTTGATGATGGTACGGTGATGACCGGTACCACGCCCAGTGCTTCTTACACCTATCCGAAGGAAGGTGTTTATTATCCCCGAGTGATACTGGAAGATAACCGCGGGTGCCAGGTGCCGGCGTTGGGTAGTGAGCGGGTATTGATCGACAAGGTATTGGCTGATTTCACATCTGATGCGACGCTGGCTTGTGGCGGCGGTATTATCCGTCTTACGAATAAGAGCAGCAGTGTATCGAATACGAAGGAAGGACGTGCGATGAGTTATGCCTGGGACTTTGGGGTGGCGGACCGTACGGATGATGTGAGTAATGTTGCTGATCCGCAATTCCGTTATGACAAGCCCGGAGATTATACGATCAAGCTGGTGACGACCAGTGCATTTGGGTGTAAGGCGGAGGCGACACTTCCTATTAAGGTAGCGCCGCAGCCTGTGGCGGAGATATTGCCGATCACTCCTATCTGTGCGGGTTACAGTGTGCGGTTGCAAGGGCGGGAGACAGGTAATTTGCCTGGTACGCAATGGACCTGGCAGGTGGGTGATGGTCAGCCGATGAATGTGATAGAGCCGCCTCGGCAGACTATTTCACAGCCCGGCGTTATCCCTGTGAAGCTAACGATTACTAATGCGGACGGTACGTGTCCGAATACGGCGAATGCGACTATTACGGTGCATGCTCCTCCCCGATTGAACCTGGGGTCGCCGCAAAATGTATGTGTGGGATCTTCGACGCAGTTGCAAACGAATACGGACCCTGGTACACAGGTGACATGGACGAACTACCAGATCTCTAATATTCATAGTTTATCGCCCGTGGTATCGCCATTGGTGGATACGGTGTATCATGTACTTGCGGAGAGCCAGTATGGATGTACCAATGAAGCGGATATACGTGTAACGGTGACGCAGCGGCATAAGGTACAGGCGGTGAATGCGGAGATGTGTAACGGTAAAAATGTGCAGTTGCATGCGAGTGGGGCGACGCGTTATCAGTGGATACCCGCTGAAGGGTTGAATCGTTCTGATGTAGCAGATCCTATTGCCAGTCCTGCTATTTCGACTACCTACGAGGTGGTTGGTTTCGGCCGGGATGCCTGTTTCCGGGATACGGCACGTGTGTTGGTGACGGTGCGGCCTTCTCCGCAGATCAATGCGGGGCAGGATATGGTGGTGCCGGTGGGTTCGGAGATACGGATACCGGCGCAGGGTAGTCCGGACATTACGCGGGTACAATGGCAGCCGGCGACCGGGTTAAGTTGTACGGATTGTCTGCAACCGCTGGTATCGCCTAAGACGGCGATGACGTACCTGGTAACGGCCAGCAATCAATACGGTTGTGTGAGTACGGATGATATTACGATCAAGTTGGTTTGTCAGTCGGGGGTTACGTTCCTGCCTAATACCTTTACGCCTAACGGGGACGGTCAGAATGATGTGTTCTATATACGCGGGAAGGGTATCCGGTTGGTGAAGGTGTTCCGGATCTTTAACCGGTGGGGGCAGGTGATGTTTGAGCGCGGCAACTTCAATATCGAGGATATGTCGATGGGATGGGACGGTAAGATCAACGGGCAGGTGGTGAATCCGGAGGTGTTCATTTACTATGCAGAGCTGGTCTGTGACACGGGTGAGCTCTTTGTGTTGAAGGGGAATGTGACGGTGTTGCGATAA
- a CDS encoding methyltransferase domain-containing protein: MDILDANYWDNRYQQGQTEWDMGQVSPPLRNYIDQLTDKNKRICIPGGGNSYEADYLWRLGFTNITVLDISPVVTERLLHKFDGTDINVHNVDFFQHQDTYDLIIEQTFFCALDPALRPEYVKHIHQLLAPAGQLVGVLFDRNFPPPGPPFGGNSAEYRDLLSPYFNFRTFETCYNSHPARQDKELFINLVKK; encoded by the coding sequence ATGGACATATTGGATGCGAACTACTGGGACAACAGATACCAACAGGGACAAACCGAATGGGACATGGGACAAGTATCCCCACCCCTCCGCAATTACATCGATCAGCTCACAGATAAGAATAAACGCATATGCATCCCCGGCGGTGGCAATAGCTATGAAGCAGATTACCTCTGGCGACTTGGATTCACCAATATCACCGTCCTCGATATATCACCAGTCGTCACCGAACGCCTCCTGCACAAATTCGATGGCACCGATATCAACGTTCACAACGTAGACTTCTTCCAACACCAGGATACCTACGACCTCATAATCGAACAAACCTTCTTCTGCGCCCTCGATCCCGCACTCCGACCCGAGTATGTCAAACATATACACCAGCTACTGGCACCGGCCGGACAGCTCGTAGGCGTCCTCTTCGATCGCAACTTCCCACCTCCTGGCCCGCCTTTTGGTGGTAATAGCGCAGAATACCGCGACCTCTTGTCGCCTTATTTTAATTTCAGGACCTTTGAAACGTGTTACAATTCGCATCCTGCCCGCCAGGATAAGGAACTGTTCATCAACCTTGTCAAAAAGTAA
- a CDS encoding thioredoxin domain-containing protein, with translation MKTGKCVWLLCILLSMHFATIAQDKKSAVDVETFEEGMQQPGVQIFDVRTAAEFNTGHLPNALQADYKKPDEFKTRVAALDKDKPVYIYCLAGARSADAAKTLRDNGFKEVVELKGGINAWKQAGKSLDGVKQQEPEQSPETFEKALNTSQLVLVDVGASWCPPCRKMDPVVQKYLQAHKEVKLVKVDGGRDQTIMKSLHVTTLPTFIFYRDGKEIGRKEGIVPATDFDNAFRQ, from the coding sequence ATGAAAACAGGAAAATGTGTGTGGCTACTCTGCATACTGCTGAGTATGCACTTCGCCACAATAGCCCAGGACAAAAAATCAGCAGTAGACGTTGAAACCTTCGAAGAAGGCATGCAGCAACCGGGCGTACAGATATTTGACGTAAGAACTGCCGCAGAATTTAATACCGGCCACCTGCCAAATGCCCTCCAGGCCGATTATAAAAAGCCCGATGAATTTAAAACCAGAGTAGCCGCCCTCGATAAAGATAAACCCGTCTATATCTACTGCCTCGCCGGCGCCCGTAGCGCAGACGCCGCTAAAACCCTCCGCGATAACGGCTTCAAAGAAGTAGTAGAACTCAAAGGTGGCATCAACGCCTGGAAACAAGCAGGCAAAAGCCTCGATGGCGTCAAACAACAAGAACCCGAACAGTCCCCCGAAACATTCGAAAAAGCCCTCAACACCAGCCAGCTCGTACTCGTCGATGTAGGCGCCTCCTGGTGCCCACCTTGCCGTAAAATGGACCCCGTCGTCCAAAAATACCTGCAGGCTCATAAAGAAGTTAAACTCGTAAAAGTAGATGGCGGAAGAGACCAGACCATCATGAAATCACTCCACGTCACCACATTGCCCACCTTCATCTTCTACCGCGATGGTAAAGAAATAGGCCGCAAAGAAGGAATCGTACCAGCCACCGACTTCGACAATGCCTTCCGCCAGTAA
- a CDS encoding DsbA family protein, with protein MNKPKLIYVMDAYCSWCYGFSPVIRKLSEKYAGVLDTEVLSGGMIPEDMPVTELLKRFDDPIAAYTRVQETTGVPFGEKYLDFIRQAANSSRIMNSELPAKAMIALKTLAPGQQAQQAGDVQMAVFQDAKDLTDINTYLPIAASYGIDQAAFEQIFNDEQLFDEARYEFQLAKQLQVTGYPAVLMQVAEDKCYLIARGYTDYDSLRQRVDSVLAETRPQITDISTAGESCSVNNPDAC; from the coding sequence ATGAATAAACCTAAACTCATATATGTCATGGATGCCTACTGCAGCTGGTGCTACGGCTTCAGCCCGGTCATCCGTAAACTGTCCGAAAAATACGCGGGCGTACTCGATACCGAAGTACTCAGCGGCGGCATGATCCCCGAAGACATGCCCGTCACCGAACTGCTCAAACGCTTCGACGACCCCATCGCCGCCTACACCCGCGTGCAGGAAACCACCGGTGTACCCTTCGGCGAAAAATACCTCGACTTCATCCGGCAAGCAGCCAATTCCTCCCGAATTATGAACAGTGAATTGCCGGCCAAAGCGATGATCGCCCTCAAAACACTGGCCCCGGGCCAACAAGCCCAACAGGCCGGCGATGTACAAATGGCCGTATTCCAAGACGCCAAAGACCTCACCGATATCAATACCTACCTGCCCATCGCCGCCAGCTATGGCATAGACCAGGCCGCCTTCGAACAAATTTTCAACGACGAACAACTGTTCGATGAAGCCCGCTACGAATTCCAATTGGCCAAACAATTACAGGTCACCGGATACCCGGCCGTATTAATGCAGGTAGCCGAAGATAAATGCTACCTCATCGCCAGGGGATATACCGACTACGACTCCCTCCGGCAACGCGTCGATAGCGTACTGGCAGAAACCCGCCCGCAGATCACCGATATCAGCACAGCAGGAGAGAGCTGCTCCGTAAACAATCCCGACGCCTGCTGA